cattgatgtgcgacaacattgatcttccaacagagattggtgccgagttgctgtatcaaaggaggagccgaaaagaaacataggtatcaaccctatgaaaagaagtccagaagaagttcttggaagccaagaactatgtggaccagacagaaggcacgctcctacaagtcaggccaacggagcggaccatccaaaaaccgattctcaaatcaaaagagaatcccggcgagaaaaactttcaggcgcactcaagccaaagcaaatgaaagtttcaaggattgcaactgctggacgtgcggtgcaaaggggcatatttcaaccaattgcccagacaacgagaaaagggaGATgagaagattcgaatccaccccggatatcgaagacgcaaTCTTCtaccagaaattgatacccgtgtatcaattcgaagatatatcctctgatgagagtatatatgaacaAGAGGagatctttagttctgaagaatcggagatgaccgatggatcaaccggagccgagtcagactaaagaagaacacgaggtccaccacacTCAAAAGGAGGATCAGAGtggatttaccagccatttcctgattccacagaaagaagtggtgaagcagctcgtgaaaaaactcaagaaggaaaccgaagaggttcaaacctaccaagggttttctaatggaagattgaatcgagttttaactagcttgattccaaccaagaggaagcatcatgtctattttggcgtcacaagccaagaaacggcgcttccaattgagatcacaAGCAACCAGGTGGAAATCCAGTTGGTTCCGGCCGAAAATATTAGGcaggatctcaagaaaatgaagccagaagtcgctagcacgatgaaatggattcatattggagcaattcagttggtaatcaaatcttccctttccccagggacagaccaaccaattgatatCGCACTCTGCGATAAAAGGGTCAGAGATGCTAGAGAATCAGTAATTGGAgctttttcaggcaatctctatgccaagaagattataaccgagttctatccacaaaccgcttataatctgcaagattcatccttcagtcgagccctgactctctatcaggactacaaaaagaaggagtacatgacagatggaaacaggccatactcactgacttatcaagtctcgtatgccctatcaaattcccatcatacggagttatttctgggaaaagaatttattgaaattccagaaatattcaaagaagtagccaaggcagcccctccaaaccgagtggaaattccccaagtcagggaaatcgacatcgatgtAGGAGACAAACCGGTGCTGAGtcatacccagagtctcagactgggagcaccaaggctatcattccaaaggaataggctaacttcagggcctataacaagaagtttctctcattcctatgagagaagggcgatccaggaaacaccagtccCAGAAATGAAGGTCAAATTCAAatgccccgaaggatggagacaggtttccacaagaATTGATACAACCAGCATGGAGAACAAGTTTCCCTGCAGTATGTTGTATTATCTGGTGAATCCAggcgacaaccgatacatcggaaccctagaggttggaggttttgaaattcagaccgaaggccaagccggacaagaagcggatGTCCTGTTCTTAGGAcgaaatttccttgacaaatacaaaccatggtcatggaaagcaggaggaatggagatcaccattggacgccaaagagtgatgatccaatgacaagtccattctcaatatacatctctgttgggatgttatacgagaaatacaaagcagaatattttgctgcttatgtggattcaggagcgggaatctgtacagcaaaacgaggagtctttccaatagaagtggaagaagatctacctcgaattgcaggaagggatttctccaagaagattttactcttatcaaagggagtaaaacaggcggaaatattgatcggcggagcaggacagacaccttggtacaaggtcaaaactccaccaatttatttccatgataccggagcagatatattattcggaaataattttctgcaaagcttcaagcggtACATACAAGATAATgaggccaggaggctagtgttcacaaccaactgtgaccacaagatcattgtgcaaaggctccaaggagcttttcatcgttcaatgccaatcaactttcgcagcaagcgtggtgatgatggcagactccggagacctcaaatgaaggatcaaaggagattcggagaagttttgctcaaatgcagaactgagggattcccacaTCTCTCTGAAGAggaaattcaaatcctcaaagtctccctgatatcacaccaagatatcaaggaagaagaacaggtgtccattgccgacgtcaaaaggagaatccagaagtgttaccacgagaatcctttggcatggtgggacaagaaccagctcagagcaaccttgaaagttaaaactggaaaggagtaTGAGTTCGTTAGGTttagacctatcctgatgaacactcaagatcaacaggatatgaggagcataatcaaggaacaccttgatttaaagctgatcgaaccaggaaagtcgccttacagcagtcctggatttctggtgagaaatcacggggagatcaagcgaggaaaaccaagattggtcattaattataaagggattaatgacattcttgagtttgacggatatttcatcccaagccgagaacacctcatcaactgcattagaagtgcaagggtattctcaaagttcgattgcaaatcaggcttctaccagattcgcatggaggaagggagtaagaagttcacagccttctcaactccacaaggacattatgtttggaatgtcatgccaatggggttagccaacgcgcctcagatattccaaaggaaaatggataatctcttcaaagattattctttgtttatgtttgtttatattgatgacatccttattgcatcaaaaaacattcatgaacatgtcaggcatctggagatctttgcggatgtttgtcaacaagaaggactagtactgtcagaaaagaaggcagtcatagccacccagaagatggagtttctgggaatcgagatcgatgaatctgggataatCCTACAAgaccatattgtggaaaaagtccagggatttccggaggatctcaaagaaaagaagcagctccaaagctttctcggagttgttaattttgcagggatgtttattaaaaaccttgcagaacataGAAAGATCTTCAGTCCACttctgaagaaagatgttccattcatatggaaggaggaacatcgggagggtatgaagaagttgaaagagatttgcaaaaatctcccgaaactttcaataccacaagacgaggatgacttagTCCTCTATACAGATgcaagtgatttctggtgggcagccgtactcacaaagatcaccccttatggagaagaaccttgcagatactgtagcggtcttttctccgaagacgaagctgtgcgatggcacatcaacgagaaggaattctttgcagtgcgaaaggcgtttaaaaaatggccgcttttcttacttgctaagaaatttgttttgaaagtagataacactaacgttaaagctttcttaaaaaaatagattgaatctaagcctgaaaaatctagattgcttagatggcaagccgaatgtcaatattatgattatgatattgtcgttttaaaatctgatcagaatgttcttgcagatttccttacaagggatggagctccctgaagtggaggccatcgaggcaatacaggggcagctctttgcaagtctagagctgctacaacaagaatggcagaagtgtgtactacacactaaacaagctggaaagatacaggcggctgacgaagcccaagtatccaaccaaatagatgattgcttcatgaagatgttcaatcttcaggaagtactcaacaagccgctcttgcgcgttgtCCGTGAAAaccgggctaaagcaatgctttccgtacagggcggattacctgtagcaggggattcaagtacccctagcacaagtcctgagagaatggctttacagccggacgctcgaggaaaagatgttgttaaggggtcactccctgaatcaacatgtcaacccaccacctctggggtaaaagagggagaaaTCAATCTTAGGCCAATGACTGGCCAACTtaagattgatactaattttgttgatatttctccttcttggcagatttaTCAGGAcagatgggagaaactcatcacgagaaagggcattaatccgggaaattgccgggttgatgttgcagggagATACCCTAGGATCTGGACAACTCCGGGAGCTAATCCAGACCacatcaaggaatggtatgagtttggggctttggcctcagtttataccactgcTCCAGCCTTCAACGAAATTAAGGGTCTACCCAAGTGGATCCAGAGAACAGTGTTTGAAgcctgggagaacaacgagtccctaaAACGGGGAGACGTTCTGGAACTGTACTTCTTCAGCGCAGCACCAGAACCTGTCGGAAAAGGAGTCTATGAAGCTTTTCATTttatcaagcttcggagaccagatacaggggccttgaaccggatcaaagttcctgatTTTCAAGTTCCAATCGCctcaacattcacggaggaccaaatctccacgagacgagcatggggactttgggtctgtctcacagagatggacaaaatgaaatCCAGGTTTAAattctttcagagttcagatctgggaacgttcttGGTCAACACAATGACGGGAACAACAACTGAGTTTGCCGAAAAAACTTTCGAGAAAAAGAGGCAAACAATATGGGACaacaagattgcggggagcaaagagactcgtcgcaaattctgcaacatggctcatttGGGCCAGtggatcgagaaaatctgcgaccaatgttcgtcgcagaaagaaccagaattcggcaaaggtttcttcccgaaaccagacagaaggaggttccggtctgatgaacatgacaaacatcagactccaaaggggagGACCccgcgggcaccaaaaaagtaaggtggccgacagaattgagtgaatcatgtgattcacaacaaggatcgcacccacaaaagaaacgacaaaagtgggtgaaagaacaggaggaccactcaccaaaagctctaggacaaaagtgagtggaaagaaaagcagccggcccctaccagcattatcacaaagcgaTAAAGCAAGGGCCCATCACATGTGACAACaccaacaagtgtcggcaataatggccaacaaaagaaggtggaggtcaatttcaagcaagctggccacgaagaaagCATCCGAGGCCAACtaccaagcaataatagagggtatcagacctctataaaaccacaagtgctggagagaagaaggatATCGGAAAAATCACAACATTTTTCACACACAcaacttcctctctctagaattatctttgtaattttaaattcttgttttcaaagtttttttttaattttagttttagtttcttttattttatgtacacaagaatcggctactatgagtagctgaacaagttgtctcctcccttgggggatattttatgaaataaaattaattattatataaatcctctataaacgctttgtttttgtccaactattccgggttgagtaaaaatattttctttatttttccaacaaagtatttagtcggcacttagtgaaggagaagggttgcaaccatctcttgcgagtgtgtggttggtgcgtgccggggaggcagacgagccgtaaaaagCAACGAgaccgactcctgaagaagaccagtcgacaaaggtataatgttggttaaatttaagatttatttcgaagtgttacggaagcatgttgggcctgattaattGTTAAACTGTTTTAAAATCATAATATGGGTATTCTGTCTTGCTTTAATTGTTATGGGGTTATTCTGTAATTTTGATTATGTTTGGggtagttttagaatttttcagAAATTCTTATGGGAGAAatcagaaaaataataaaagtggtgtattatggagcaaaaactaaaggtgatgttatattctagaaaattgggaaagttgatgtatttattgGCCAATACCCCTAACTATTACCCCGTTTTTTTCTTGCAATTTCCCCCGTgtcctttattttttttgagggaactTTTCTATTAGGAAATTTCTCggattttttttgggttaattgcccataaaatatcaaactttcatccaattctggttttgcatacaaactttaaactgtagcgtgataattactaaacttttaattttatctgattttgctactaatctaaattccggccaaattttgtccaaattcCATGCCAATATTTGACGTGTCGTATTTATTCTTGTGTGCCAAGTAGTTCGACTCATTTgctttttttaaatattttattgcaAATAACATGTACAAATCAAATTAGTCGAATATTGGCATAGAATTTGGACGAAATTTGGCCGGAATttagattagtagcaaaatcagataaaatcaaaagtttaatAATTTTCGCGCCACagtttaaagtttgtatgcaaaaccagaattggatgaaagtttggtattttatgggcaattaacccttttttttacCATCGCACTGCGTAAACAAGGCAAAATCCCGACTTCTTTTAACTGTTTTGCAGATTCTATCTCCGGATGGAATTATATTTTAGAATTAAACCGATTTTATTGGTATCTAGCAAATTTAAATTGTTACGTAGCGATTAAAACTTCACATGTACTGAGTAGAATTTAGCCATTTATAACTGAAATTTAACAATGAACTAGTGCGGCTATTTGTGCGATGCATGataaatattgaaattaaataatatatttaaataaatataaatattaaacaaaatcaaactataaattttcaattttgtgtaGAGCATAATGATAATTGTTATTCATACAATTTAAAAAGTGTATGATAATCAGATAattacatattattattatagagtagtacttcctccgtcccattataagtgatatgtattttattttggaccGTTCCACTATAAGTAGCCTGTttccataaatgaaaaaatttaatccttaaaaaattataggccctaccacttttaatctttaattttcgtgacgaaaagttttgagccacttataatgggacggagggagtattacgcATCATAATAAATACTCCTCCCGTCCCAATATTAATGGTCCGTTTCTTTTCGATATGGGTATTAAGGATAATTATATTAGGAGATTAGTTGTATGGCCCATATCTTTAATGTTATGGTTAATTAGTTTTAATTGTggttaataaaagaaaatttcttCATCCAAAATTATGTTGTTGCTGCCGTCGGCGCTCTCATCACCGGTGGCGCCGCCACCTTCCCTTCACCTCGTCGTCTTTCTCCACCCCCAAATCCATCTACAAACATTTTAAATAATAGTGGAGCAATTGATTCAAACtaatatttcaaaaaagaaaaatctttCAAGCAAGAAAAATCAACAAAAGAGGGTGGAGGTTGTAGAGCCTTTGTTCTTCGTTTTTGCACAGATCTGGAGCCCTAATTCCTTAAGATTAAAGGGGAGGGTGGAAGTGAGCGAAATGGAGGACGAAAGAGGAGGGTAGAGGCGGTGGGTGGAAGCGGCGTCGCCGCAACCTCGCCTTCGTTTCTTCTTCCTCAGCACCAGCGACGATTTCAGATCGCCAACTCAAGCGACCCACGACAAAGCAGAGGAAAGGCGGTGGAGAATAGGGAAGGAAAATAGGCCATCAATAatgggactgagggagtaaataaataaataattattttcatatgaaaatataaataaaaaaaagttgtaagattttaatgaaaaaggagaaaataaaatattttaaaatttttataatttattcatttttaataatttttatcctatattaaatttaagatgtatattgaatattttttgatgaatcaaatttgataatgtttacaaaataaatacaatataaaaaataaaaagaaaaaaatagttgaAATTTGGTGgaataagagagagaaaaggagaggaaaaaaatagagagaaaaaactcctcttttatactcCGTCGATTATAAATTTGTGACGCATTGTCGTAAGAGTTTCTTTCAAAAGTTCGATGCATATTTTTGTTAATAAGATAGGATATTTAAATTAACTATTTTATAATCCGTCGATTTTGGACGAGAATTATTATAACATTAAATACACATTAGTAATGAAATTATTCACTAAAAATtacaactatttttattaaaaataatattttaaattttaaatttggttcttcattatataaaatagaattatttataaaataataaaaaattatatatatgactAATATGTAAAAGTCTTTCAATTATTCATAATAGACATTAGATGTAAGATTGAAAAATGAACAAGAGTCCACATACCCACTTGGATATTAATAGCATTGGTCAAGCTATTTATTTGGTTTGAATATACAATCAATTTTGTATATATgacaattatttaaaataataataatattaaaaaatataactaaTCTAATTATTTCATAGTAGTTATCCAATTGATGAAgccaaaaaaatattgaaattaaaataatgttgAAAAATACATGTACTTATACACATCTCATATCTTACCAAAAGATATTTTATTACATGTTCTCATCCTCGACACATACTCCGTTCGTCACATCTTTTAGCatctatatttcatttttttgtcgttccacattttggtattcatttttatttttagtaaagtAGATGAAACCATtattccactttaattattttaacactcaaaTAAAAGGTGAGActcttatttcactcacaacacacacAACCATCTTATTAAACTTGTGTCACTCTCAAATTGATACTAAAAGTtaggacgaatgaagtataatAATACTCATTATCAAActttgtttaaatttataaaatatgtatatcatcaaataaaatttaaaacaataattaattattcatcttAATAAGGAACTATTAATACTAAATTGTAGTATAAGagatatttgccgtaaaatacacgaactttcaacaaattttggtttttcccataacctttaaaatttgaaaaaaataaataaaaaatacaccatcttttaatttttttctgattttttccacCGATATAAACACCCCCAAATAGAAGTTGATTTTAGGACTTTTGACTTATATTTTTTGATATCTAAGCGTGACGGATAATAAATGTGGCATAATAAAGTCGATGCATCGGCTTAGGTATCAACAAATCTAAATCAAAAGTCCTAAAATCAGCTTCTATTTAGGGGTATTTCATATTAAtgggaaaaattagaaaaaattgaaaggtggtatttttttttacaaattttaaagGTCGTGGAAAAAAACTCGAATATGCTAAAAGTTCGTGTGTTTTACGATGTATAAATAACAAAAacttaaaaatcaaattaatgaaAATCATTTAACTATGAAACTCATTGAAACTTATATACTCAGTATCgattctaaataaaataaaaaattaatttgttactTATTCTCATCCTAAATTCGTGTAATAAACTAATAGTacccattaattacaaagttcAATAATTCGAAATCGTTTAAAGTTTTTTATATGCACTTTTTTTTACCCCAATTATGACCGCATCTATGATCCAAAAGTTTCACCAAAATTAGCTTTACATAAGAATGAAACAAGAGGAATCGCGTAGCTGAAGCCTTAACCATCGTATTATCACGTAGTTATCACTCGTAAAGGTAGCTCTCAATTTCTCATTCTATTACTGTTATCTGGTAGAATGATTATATCTCATCAATACGGCATTACTAGCGCTAATTATGATGTTCCACAATTCTCAAATCGCTTAATTTTATTTACCACCAACTCAAAGTTAAATTCAAACCGAAATACGTCACCTTTCGATTTTCTTCTCAGAATAAACAAATGTATGAATAAAAAAACAATGACGTAAAATTGATGTCACCCCACTATTATATTTTAAAGGAGAAAGTGGGGTTTCATGCGTGTCGAGTAAGGAGCCTAAGCCAAATTGTGGACAACATACTTAACTTTGACATCAAGCCTGAATCATTATATATTTTACTGTTGCACACAGCAAAATTTAGCTACCATTGTAGGCTCAATCAATAGTATTATAGGCACAAAAGcgcctatatatatttatacaactTCACAAagattcaaaaaagaaatagtATCTATTATCTAAGAGATGGTTGAGAGATGTGAATTATAATGTAATTTAGAAAACACTGAATTTCAGTAAATGATTGAGAGACATATATATCACAAAACAATAAACCCATCAAAGTTGAGTGGAAAAGAAACTTCAGCAAAATTGATGTATTAATTAGTTaaacttttataaatatttagtgtgaataaaatttaaaatataagggcAAATATACCAAAGCTAAAACACCACAATTTCCATAGATGAAACGAAATTAATAATAAGACTACAAGTTTCCTTGACAGAGGGAGTATACGAGATTGCAAACATTTTACGACACCCAAAACGGCATAGAGAATGACTAGGGTCCAAAGATGATCAATTGGAATCTTGATTTAGTAGATCACATATGTAAGAAATGGACAGAAAGTGTTCAGACATTATTTAACAAGGAAAAGAGATGCATTGGCAAAAAGTATACAAGTAGTTATGTAGATGGGTGAGTTCTACCTGTCCCAGATAAATCCAATATCAATCATAACTTGTACAGAGTTGGTTAACATTTgctaatatatagtataatttcTTAGAAAGTTAGGAAGAGTCGCTTTCTTGTTGTCTCATTGCATTTTGGTAATAATCTAATGAAACAAATATTGCATTCCTACAGTTTCACAGATTAAATCGCCAGCGGGCCAATAGATCAAAATTTCATCATCAATTGCACTTCAGAAGCCTCTTCAAGACTTTCAACATAGATAAGCTATATAAATTATACCATCTTTAACTGGAAAATAACTAACTTCTTGCCAGTAGCCGAGCCGACATTGCTAGGCTTCTATGGAACTCTTTGTATTTCAACCATCCAACGTTGTACCATCTCATTCTCGTTGGCACTATGGAAAGGGAGTTTGTCTCGAAGAATGACAAATAATCTGCTGATCTTCAATTTTCTTGTGTACCTCACGGATTTCTTATAACATTAAGCTTCAAGGGGATATGCCAGGAATCTGAGGAACAAGTGGCTTGGCTTTCTTGATTTTCTCAACCAGTATGGCTTGAGTGGTGAGGATCATACCAGCAACAGAGACAGCATTCTGAAGGGCGCATCTTGACACCCGGCAAGGGTCAATGACACCAGCAGCAATTAGATCTTCATATCTACCAGTCATTGCATTATACCCAAAATTCGCATCACAAGCTTTTATTTTTTCCACAACTACGTCCCCATCAACCCCTGCATTTGCAGCAATTACTTTTGCAGGTGCAAGAAGTGCCTGAAATTTATTCCAAAGCAGAGAGTTTAGAAACTGTACACAAACTAACTCATGATACAAGTCTCATTTACTCCATAAGTAAAATCAGCATATGACTCCAGCGCTTGAAATGATTCTCATCTCGAATTACTTGCAAGATGTGCAGAGAGCTAGCATTATATAATCACAAAGAAGGAAAAACAGGTAAGAAACCTTTCCAACAATGTCTGCACCAATCTGCTCATCAGGGTCTTCAAAGGCCTCCTTGATAACAGGTATTTGCTTTGAGAGATGTATGTAGGTGGCTCCGCCACCGGGCACCACTCCTTCAGCCATGGCCGCAAATGTGGCATTTTTTGCATCTTCTATTCTTAGTTTTCGATCTTCAAGTTCAACTTCTGTATGAGCCCCAACCTTAATAACAGCCACCCCGCCACAGAGCTTTGCAATCCGCCCACTTAGCTTTTCTGCCAGATATTTGCTATCAGTTTCAGCAAGATCCTTTTTTATCTGCATAATTCTGGCCTGAATTTCAGCTTTAGTTGACGGATCTGCCACTATAGTGGTAAAATTGCAAGTAATTGCTACTTTTCGAGCAATACCAAGCTGATCAGAAGTTGCTGTTTCAAGAGCCAGCCCAAAATCTCCAGATATAAAGTCAGCTCCTGATTCAGAGAATTGATACCAAAATAAAGTAGTTGTTAGAAATGACGCAGACATAATTAATTGCATCACAAGGGGAAGTACAGGGATTTGAAGTATCCATCTTCTAGATTACTTTTGAAACTTCGACTTATATCTTTAGTAAAAAATTCGAGAAAGTACAAAGTAAGCATAGAAATTTGCTCtattaaatttcataatttcttCTGGCTGAGATCTTTAAATTTATGATCTAGAGTATTGACATTTATTGACACTTAAACATACCTGTCATAAGAGCAATATCTTGCAATATAGCTTTCTTTCCTTCTCCAAGCCCTGGACATTTTACAACGGCAACATTAAGCACACCTTGCATTTTATTCAAGACTAGAGTTTCCAGCACTTGCCGAGATATATCTTCAGCAAAAATCAGTAGAGGGACACTCAATTGTGTAGACTTCTCCAGTAACGGAACAATCTCCTTCACATTGGATATCTTTAGATCGGTCACTAGAACTCTGGCATTTTCGAATTCCACTATCGATTTATCCTTATTTGTGACAAAGTGCGGCGACATGTATCCTTTATCTATCTGTAAGAAAAGACTGCCTGAacagaaattaaagaaataatgaAAACTATGGAAAAAGAGAAAGCTATATGTACGACGAGAACGATTGGATATCAATTTACTAAACCTTGTATTCAGATTCTTTGAAGCAAAGAAAAAAGACCAAAAGCAGAATTAATGGTACAGTAAGTGCTCAGCTAAGGCGGCAGTAAAAGGAAGCAAGGAATTCTAGGTCCCCAATGTCTTCGAGATAATAGAATTGGCTACAGAAAGTTGGAGACCAATGCATGAAATTCTAAGTCAGTTTATGCAGAATTACCTTCATTCCTTCATCAACTGTCACAGAAGTTTCAGATGACGAAGAAGATTCAATTGATATTACACCATCAGGGCCAATTTTCGCAATAGCTTCAGCAATTAAGTTTCCAACATATTCATCATTCCCAGCAGACAACGAAGCTACAGCTGTATAAAGGGAAAAACAATTAAAAGATGCATAATGAGTATATGACCTATGCACTGGATAGAGGAAGGAGATAAATTAAACCTTTAATCTCATCACTGCCTCTTACAGCATAACTTTTCTCACTCAAAACCTTGACCAATTCTTCCACTGCTCTCTCCATTCCTTTCTTTAAGGATACAGGATTAGCCCCATTGGTGATAGCCAACAA
The genomic region above belongs to Salvia miltiorrhiza cultivar Shanhuang (shh) chromosome 5, IMPLAD_Smil_shh, whole genome shotgun sequence and contains:
- the LOC131026273 gene encoding chaperonin 60 subunit alpha 2, chloroplastic-like, encoding MSLPFSSLLYLHSGASFSGLRGKSNTNGLCQRNSFRKTMLVVTAGPKRIEFDKKCRDALLSGINKLADAVSVTLGPKGRNVVLSESDKLKVINDGVTIARAIELPDTIENAGVLLIQEVATKTNGSAGDGTTTAILLAREMIRYGLLAITNGANPVSLKKGMERAVEELVKVLSEKSYAVRGSDEIKAVASLSAGNDEYVGNLIAEAIAKIGPDGVISIESSSSSETSVTVDEGMKIDKGYMSPHFVTNKDKSIVEFENARVLVTDLKISNVKEIVPLLEKSTQLSVPLLIFAEDISRQVLETLVLNKMQGVLNVAVVKCPGLGEGKKAILQDIALMTGADFISGDFGLALETATSDQLGIARKVAITCNFTTIVADPSTKAEIQARIMQIKKDLAETDSKYLAEKLSGRIAKLCGGVAVIKVGAHTEVELEDRKLRIEDAKNATFAAMAEGVVPGGGATYIHLSKQIPVIKEAFEDPDEQIGADIVGKALLAPAKVIAANAGVDGDVVVEKIKACDANFGYNAMTGRYEDLIAAGVIDPCRVSRCALQNAVSVAGMILTTQAILVEKIKKAKPLVPQIPGISP